In Hyphomicrobiaceae bacterium, the following are encoded in one genomic region:
- a CDS encoding tetratricopeptide repeat protein: MTLATIAGLSACAPAVWAFDMADCVKDDLPVESLRECANMIGKEGVTAADRGRVYTLRGFAWMREEEPLPAISDFSRAIDIDGENIAALKGRARAYSALKNFDRSIADWSRIIAVRPQSEGSYRERAEANLAAGKTDEALADYDRAIALNANDADAYIGKGRAYGTLRKRDEALREFDNAIRVNPDNPAVYMARGAVSESLGDTDLAIASYQAVLKYDSAYWYAIRALQRLGGEWANQRKK, from the coding sequence TTGACGCTGGCGACAATTGCGGGGCTGAGCGCATGTGCGCCTGCAGTGTGGGCCTTCGATATGGCGGACTGCGTGAAGGACGATCTCCCGGTGGAGAGCTTGCGCGAATGCGCCAACATGATCGGCAAGGAAGGTGTCACGGCAGCTGATCGGGGGCGGGTTTATACCTTGCGCGGCTTTGCCTGGATGCGCGAAGAGGAGCCGCTGCCCGCCATATCCGACTTTTCGCGTGCAATTGACATCGACGGCGAAAACATCGCCGCGCTCAAGGGCCGCGCACGGGCCTACTCGGCACTGAAGAACTTTGATCGTTCCATTGCAGACTGGTCGCGCATCATCGCTGTTCGACCCCAATCGGAAGGAAGCTATCGCGAGCGCGCGGAAGCCAATCTTGCTGCTGGCAAGACCGACGAGGCGCTAGCTGACTATGACCGCGCCATCGCGCTCAACGCCAATGACGCCGACGCCTATATTGGAAAAGGCCGCGCCTACGGAACGCTCAGGAAACGCGACGAAGCGCTTCGTGAGTTCGACAACGCCATCAGGGTCAATCCGGATAATCCAGCCGTCTACATGGCGAGAGGCGCGGTCTCTGAAAGCCTCGGAGATACCGACCTTGCCATCGCGAGCTATCAGGCGGTCCTGAAATACGACAGCGCCTACTGGTATGCGATTCGCGCGCTCCAGAGGCTAGGCGGCGAATGGGCGAACCAACGCAAGAAGTAG